One Kiritimatiellia bacterium genomic region harbors:
- a CDS encoding ABC-ATPase domain-containing protein translates to MKDKQEFYELLGELDGRDFSEYNRIIGDYDFSRYVLKVTRVPTDASEPGTLFLLRVPSHVAGFPAHLHQTPIRRTALEDLLVRKMSAAIEASSAYDEDGVSRKRLFLPKPGPQILPRSALLITEDYVEARVHVNLPVRRGRIHGEEARHIFFETLPAVVNASLIYCNLDEQEAVAFVRLMEDADALRQMLPTRGWVAFVGEGALLARRGPDGRAARTGGRPLAISAELWTEVELPNQGRIRGLGIPAGITVVVGDEYSGRVEFLKAIAAGIYNHIPGDGREYVISAPDAVYIAADPGRCIRRVDLGAFIRGDNPGREGSIYSTDDADPCASQMAAMAEALEVGSRVLLFDESDSGTAFLASDSRLDEIAGAGKRGILPLCAAAREMADHRGVSFVVGGRSSIAEWIPIADTVLRIENFTVSDVTKEAKRLEIRRTDDKPNPEAVARLFECSRHVVPSSLDPSSGRHDAIVGAESIYHLRFGKSVVDLQRVCQLADISQTETIGLILYYAKSRYLREARSIREIMDLVDRDLSTEGLDCLTRDLRCDLARPRRFEIAAALNRLASLRIANMAE, encoded by the coding sequence ATGAAAGACAAACAGGAATTTTACGAATTGCTCGGCGAACTGGATGGACGGGATTTCAGCGAGTACAACCGGATTATCGGTGATTACGATTTTTCCAGGTATGTGCTGAAAGTCACCCGGGTTCCGACGGATGCGAGCGAGCCGGGAACGCTGTTTCTCCTCCGCGTTCCGTCTCACGTGGCCGGTTTCCCGGCGCATCTGCATCAAACACCGATTCGGCGGACGGCGCTGGAGGACCTTCTGGTCCGAAAGATGTCTGCGGCGATTGAAGCCAGTTCCGCATACGACGAGGACGGTGTCTCGCGAAAACGGCTGTTTCTGCCAAAACCCGGCCCCCAAATTTTGCCGCGATCCGCGTTGCTGATCACGGAGGATTACGTCGAAGCGCGGGTCCACGTAAATCTGCCGGTTCGGCGGGGTCGCATACATGGCGAAGAGGCGCGCCACATATTTTTCGAAACGCTGCCGGCCGTGGTGAATGCCTCGCTCATTTATTGCAATCTTGACGAGCAGGAGGCCGTGGCCTTTGTGCGCCTCATGGAGGATGCCGATGCGCTGCGGCAGATGCTGCCGACCCGCGGGTGGGTGGCGTTTGTTGGCGAGGGCGCTCTGCTCGCCCGCAGAGGCCCTGACGGCCGGGCTGCCCGAACGGGCGGTCGTCCGCTCGCCATTTCAGCCGAGTTGTGGACGGAAGTGGAATTGCCCAACCAAGGTCGGATTCGCGGATTGGGCATTCCCGCCGGTATCACCGTGGTAGTCGGCGATGAGTATTCCGGCCGCGTGGAATTCCTCAAGGCGATCGCGGCGGGCATTTACAATCATATTCCTGGGGACGGGCGTGAATACGTCATCAGCGCGCCGGATGCCGTCTATATCGCGGCAGACCCGGGACGCTGCATTCGGCGTGTCGACCTCGGAGCCTTTATCCGAGGCGACAATCCCGGTCGAGAAGGGTCGATCTATTCCACGGACGATGCGGACCCGTGCGCATCGCAGATGGCCGCGATGGCGGAGGCGCTGGAGGTTGGCTCTCGCGTGCTTTTGTTCGATGAATCAGACTCCGGCACGGCTTTCCTCGCTTCGGATTCGAGGCTCGATGAGATCGCCGGCGCCGGGAAAAGAGGGATTCTGCCTCTGTGTGCGGCGGCCCGAGAAATGGCCGACCATCGGGGCGTCTCCTTCGTGGTGGGGGGACGGTCCTCCATTGCGGAATGGATTCCAATCGCCGACACGGTGTTGCGAATTGAGAACTTCACCGTGTCGGATGTCACCAAAGAAGCCAAACGGCTCGAGATTCGAAGGACGGACGACAAACCCAACCCCGAAGCGGTGGCTCGACTGTTCGAATGTTCACGGCATGTGGTGCCCAGCAGCCTGGATCCCAGTTCGGGCCGTCACGATGCGATCGTGGGAGCCGAATCGATCTACCACTTGCGATTTGGAAAGTCCGTCGTTGATTTGCAGCGCGTGTGCCAACTCGCCGACATTTCGCAGACCGAAACGATCGGATTGATTCTGTATTACGCGAAATCCCGATATTTGCGCGAAGCGAGATCGATTCGAGAGATTATGGATCTGGTGGACCGCGATTTGAGCACTGAAGGGTTGGATTGCCTGACGCGGGACCTGCGCTGCGATCTGGCGCGGCCCCGGCGTTTTGAAATTGCAGCGGCCTTGAATCGACTCGCGTCGCTGCGAATCGCCAACATGGCGGAATAA
- the dtd gene encoding D-aminoacyl-tRNA deacylase: MKLVLQRVSRARVMVEGSEIASIGYGLLILCGVGRGDTPADRAWLARKVANLRIFDDNHGKMNLGPRDVGAEMLLVSQFTLFADCSRGNRPSYLDAAPPAEGKTGFEAFAELLRAEGFDVQTGVFGANMKVELENDGPVTIVLESCGRSSI; the protein is encoded by the coding sequence ATGAAGCTGGTCTTGCAGCGCGTGAGCCGCGCACGGGTGATGGTCGAGGGGTCGGAGATCGCATCAATCGGGTACGGCTTGCTGATCCTTTGCGGGGTGGGTCGTGGCGATACTCCGGCGGACCGGGCCTGGTTGGCACGGAAGGTGGCGAATTTGAGAATCTTCGATGACAACCACGGGAAAATGAATCTCGGCCCACGAGACGTCGGAGCGGAGATGCTGCTCGTCAGCCAGTTCACCCTGTTTGCGGATTGTTCCCGCGGAAACCGGCCGAGCTATCTGGATGCGGCGCCGCCGGCGGAAGGGAAGACCGGCTTTGAAGCCTTCGCCGAACTGCTTCGGGCCGAGGGGTTCGATGTGCAAACCGGCGTATTCGGCGCGAATATGAAGGTCGAACTGGAAAACGATGGTCCGGTGACCATCGTGCTCGAAAGCTGCGGCCGGTCTTCGATATGA
- a CDS encoding alkaline phosphatase family protein: MTAARPRLLILDCAALGWTQAIQIQISGVRFREARPVFPAVTCTAQATFRTASLPTRHGMVGNGLWFPDLKKVLFWEQSASLVKGARIWEAFRARGKRVGMMFWQQSLGESVDLVLSPRPIHKHNGGMIQDCYSQPPDLYERLCKMLGRPFNLMHYWGPLASRKSSEWIAEAVCAVMADPSFAPDLLLAYLPHLDYDLQRRGPTSPEAARAREVLSRLIKEILAAAEANGYDWLVFGDYSIGAVSRPAMFPNRVLREAGLFWTRRVRGMAYPDFFNSPAFAVVDHEVAHVFCRDEKIREAARSSLASLPDLDQLLEGPTRREFGIDHPNAGDFTLIARRGSWFAYPWWTDPHEAPDYATHIDIHNKPGYDPCELFFGWPPLSISLDTSKVRGSHGRVGPEDSIAWASSFEPDRPIETLVDLALAARDRIQRAI, encoded by the coding sequence GTGACCGCCGCACGGCCCAGACTTCTTATTCTCGACTGCGCAGCTCTCGGGTGGACACAAGCCATCCAAATCCAGATTTCCGGGGTTCGGTTTCGGGAGGCTCGGCCGGTTTTTCCAGCGGTCACCTGCACGGCCCAGGCGACGTTTCGAACAGCAAGCCTGCCAACACGCCACGGCATGGTGGGCAACGGGCTCTGGTTCCCTGATCTGAAGAAAGTTCTGTTCTGGGAGCAGTCGGCCTCGCTGGTGAAGGGCGCGCGGATCTGGGAGGCTTTCCGGGCGCGCGGCAAACGCGTGGGCATGATGTTCTGGCAACAAAGCTTAGGCGAATCCGTCGACCTCGTGCTCTCGCCGCGGCCCATCCACAAACATAACGGCGGCATGATCCAGGACTGCTATTCGCAACCGCCTGACCTCTATGAGCGGCTATGCAAAATGCTGGGCCGACCGTTCAACCTGATGCATTACTGGGGACCGCTCGCTTCGCGCAAATCCAGCGAATGGATTGCCGAGGCTGTATGCGCGGTGATGGCCGATCCGTCGTTCGCGCCCGATCTGCTGCTCGCCTATCTCCCCCATCTGGATTACGACCTCCAGCGGCGAGGCCCGACAAGCCCCGAAGCCGCCCGCGCACGTGAGGTGTTGAGCCGCCTGATAAAGGAAATCCTCGCCGCGGCCGAGGCGAACGGATACGACTGGCTCGTGTTCGGCGATTATTCGATCGGCGCCGTCTCACGCCCGGCGATGTTTCCCAACCGCGTGCTGCGCGAAGCTGGACTGTTCTGGACCCGACGCGTCAGGGGCATGGCCTATCCGGATTTCTTCAACAGTCCCGCCTTCGCCGTTGTCGATCACGAAGTCGCCCACGTGTTTTGCCGCGATGAAAAGATCCGCGAAGCCGCGCGTTCGTCGCTCGCCAGCCTCCCGGACCTTGACCAGCTCCTTGAGGGGCCGACGCGCAGGGAGTTCGGCATCGACCACCCGAACGCAGGCGATTTCACCCTCATCGCACGGCGCGGCAGTTGGTTCGCCTACCCGTGGTGGACGGACCCGCACGAAGCGCCGGACTACGCGACCCACATCGACATTCACAACAAACCCGGCTATGACCCGTGTGAACTGTTCTTTGGATGGCCGCCCCTGTCGATTAGTCTCGACACCTCGAAAGTCCGAGGCTCGCATGGGCGCGTGGGCCCTGAAGATTCCATTGCCTGGGCATCGTCATTCGAACCGGATCGGCCAATCGAAACCCTTGTTGACCTCGCGCTTGCTGCACGCGACCGAATTCAACGCGCAATTTGA
- a CDS encoding sigma-54 dependent transcriptional regulator, translating into MARILLVDDEPSILSVLSTLMKSAGHDPVAVRGGEKAREILLCEPFDLMVTDIRMSPIDGLELLRIVRRERPQMAVIMLTAYGSIETAVQAMKEGAFDYVTKPFKVDELMLTVQRALEYARIRTENDELRQQLGARYQFENIIAESPQMRRICEIIGRVARTDTTVLITGESGTGKELVATAIHAHSARRGNKFIPINCAALPEPLLESEMFGHVKGAFTGATSTKEGLFEAANGGTIFLDEIGAMPLSIQAKLLRVLQDRKVRKVGSNESVAVDVRVIAATNDKLERLIEKQAFREDLYYRLSVIPIEMPPLRERREDILPLVRHFIRMELRNREKMPVIDPEAERALERYHWPGNVRELQNSVRHALAFASGESIRLEDFPSRIRESAAARPAAEESIGISGQSLRQYLRAKEREFLLHALKTHGGDKEKTAKALQISLATLYRKLPENT; encoded by the coding sequence ATGGCACGAATTTTGCTCGTTGACGATGAGCCGAGCATCTTGAGCGTTTTGAGTACGCTCATGAAGTCGGCTGGCCACGATCCCGTGGCGGTGCGGGGCGGGGAAAAGGCCCGAGAGATTCTTCTGTGTGAACCGTTTGACCTGATGGTGACGGATATTCGGATGTCGCCCATCGACGGCCTTGAATTGTTGCGGATCGTTCGGCGGGAACGGCCGCAGATGGCCGTGATCATGCTCACGGCCTACGGCTCAATTGAAACGGCCGTTCAGGCGATGAAGGAAGGCGCCTTTGACTACGTGACTAAACCCTTCAAGGTAGACGAATTGATGCTGACGGTCCAACGCGCCCTCGAGTATGCGCGCATTCGCACCGAAAATGACGAACTGCGGCAGCAGCTCGGCGCACGCTATCAGTTCGAGAACATTATCGCGGAAAGCCCGCAGATGCGGCGCATCTGCGAAATCATCGGGCGGGTGGCGCGCACCGACACCACCGTGTTGATCACCGGTGAAAGCGGGACCGGCAAGGAGCTCGTCGCCACGGCGATCCACGCCCACAGCGCGCGCCGCGGCAACAAATTTATCCCGATCAATTGCGCGGCTCTGCCCGAACCACTTCTGGAGTCCGAGATGTTCGGGCACGTCAAGGGCGCGTTCACCGGGGCCACGTCGACCAAGGAGGGGCTTTTCGAGGCGGCGAACGGGGGAACCATTTTTCTCGACGAAATCGGGGCGATGCCCCTCTCCATTCAAGCCAAGCTGCTTAGGGTCCTGCAGGATCGAAAAGTTCGAAAGGTGGGCAGCAATGAATCGGTGGCGGTGGACGTCCGCGTGATTGCCGCAACCAATGACAAACTCGAGCGGCTGATCGAGAAACAGGCGTTTCGGGAGGATTTGTACTATCGGCTGAGCGTGATCCCCATCGAAATGCCCCCGCTGCGCGAGAGGCGAGAGGACATCCTGCCCCTCGTACGCCATTTCATCCGCATGGAACTTCGCAATCGTGAAAAAATGCCCGTGATCGATCCGGAGGCAGAACGCGCGCTCGAGCGGTACCATTGGCCCGGAAACGTGCGAGAGCTGCAGAATTCCGTTCGCCATGCCCTGGCCTTCGCCAGCGGCGAAAGCATCCGATTGGAAGACTTTCCGTCCCGGATCCGCGAGTCCGCCGCCGCGAGACCCGCGGCTGAAGAATCGATCGGGATCTCAGGGCAGTCGCTGCGTCAGTATCTCCGTGCGAAAGAGCGGGAATTTCTGTTGCATGCGCTCAAAACGCACGGCGGTGATAAGGAAAAGACCGCGAAAGCGCTCCAAATCAGCCTGGCCACGCTGTACCGGAAACTTCCGGAGAACACGTGA
- the argH gene encoding argininosuccinate lyase, with translation MKSSRADKPPLKSTTVGAINSEVLAFTAGKDVELDRSLVEADCLGTAAHVTMLSRLPVRPPILTAEQAAQVRRELARIIKAARDGAFQITLEDQDVHLAVERELTRRLGDLGKRVHTARSRNDQVALDLRIYGRDQLLLLLESCGELARALLRFGRRHVDWPMVGRTHMQPGMPSSVAVWATAWSEELSDCLELLLALYRLNNRSPLGSAAGYGVPLQLDRSLVARLLGFEAPAHNVLYANQSRGRIESLLLDGASQIMLVLSRLASDLILFTMPEFSYFSLPEGYTTGSSIMPQKRNPDVLELIRAKAARVRAHASSVFDLLRGLPSGYNRDLQETKEPFLVGLSETLDCLRILRGLVEGLRANREALLRGFTPEVFATDRALELVASGMPFRDAYHHVKEHLHELAAVDPVEAIRKKTHEGAPAGLNFGLMTARIEVGMRFARREKRRLATCYERLLR, from the coding sequence ATGAAATCCTCGCGCGCCGATAAGCCGCCCTTGAAGTCCACGACCGTGGGAGCGATCAACTCCGAAGTCCTCGCGTTTACCGCGGGAAAGGATGTTGAATTGGATCGAAGCCTTGTGGAGGCGGACTGTCTCGGAACCGCTGCCCATGTGACGATGTTGAGCCGCCTGCCGGTCCGGCCGCCCATCCTGACGGCGGAGCAGGCGGCCCAGGTGCGGCGCGAACTGGCCCGAATCATCAAAGCGGCGCGAGACGGCGCGTTCCAGATCACGCTGGAAGACCAAGACGTTCACCTCGCCGTGGAACGTGAATTGACCCGCAGACTGGGCGATCTGGGCAAACGGGTCCACACGGCGCGAAGCCGCAATGACCAAGTGGCGCTTGACCTGCGAATTTATGGGCGAGACCAGCTCCTGCTCTTGCTTGAATCCTGCGGCGAACTGGCCCGGGCTCTGCTTCGCTTCGGCCGGCGCCATGTCGATTGGCCGATGGTAGGCCGTACGCACATGCAGCCGGGCATGCCGTCGTCAGTTGCGGTCTGGGCCACGGCCTGGTCGGAAGAGCTCTCCGATTGCCTGGAGCTGCTACTCGCGCTGTATCGCTTGAACAACCGATCGCCTTTGGGTTCTGCAGCCGGATACGGCGTCCCGTTGCAGCTCGATCGGTCGCTGGTCGCGCGCCTGCTCGGATTCGAAGCCCCGGCGCACAACGTCCTCTATGCCAATCAGTCGCGAGGGCGGATTGAATCGCTGCTGCTCGATGGCGCCAGCCAGATCATGCTTGTGCTTTCCCGCCTCGCCTCGGACTTGATTCTGTTTACGATGCCCGAGTTTTCGTATTTCTCTCTCCCCGAGGGTTATACAACTGGCAGCAGCATCATGCCGCAAAAGCGGAATCCGGATGTCCTCGAACTGATCCGCGCCAAGGCAGCACGCGTTCGCGCCCATGCATCTAGCGTTTTTGATCTCCTGCGCGGATTGCCCTCTGGCTACAATCGGGACCTGCAGGAGACAAAAGAGCCCTTCTTGGTAGGGTTGTCCGAGACACTCGACTGTCTGCGTATCCTGCGCGGATTGGTCGAAGGTCTGCGAGCGAATCGCGAGGCGTTATTACGAGGATTTACCCCTGAGGTTTTTGCCACGGATCGAGCCTTGGAGCTGGTGGCGTCCGGAATGCCCTTCCGTGACGCGTATCACCACGTCAAAGAGCATCTGCACGAGCTGGCCGCCGTCGATCCCGTTGAGGCAATCCGCAAGAAAACGCACGAGGGCGCACCGGCGGGCCTCAATTTCGGCCTTATGACAGCTCGCATCGAGGTCGGCATGCGGTTTGCGCGCCGCGAGAAACGGCGGCTCGCGACCTGCTATGAGCGACTGCTCCGCTGA
- a CDS encoding HAD-IA family hydrolase, protein MRRFRAVLFDLDGTLLDTLRDLGESVNRMLEARGLPVHPIEAYRYLVGDGAAMLITRALPEHQRDPNTIHAALNEYRAIYEKNWNVHTRLYDGVSDLLDALVARGFRLGILSNKPHAMTLKCVEGYLSRWPFACVLGQREDIARKPHPAGALQAAAQMSVPPEEVFYLGDTSTDMQTARAAGMFAAGAAWGFRTADELWASGAQAVVERPDEVLPLIERLQND, encoded by the coding sequence ATGAGACGGTTCCGGGCCGTTTTGTTCGATTTGGACGGCACCTTGCTCGACACGCTTCGGGACCTCGGCGAATCCGTGAATCGGATGTTGGAGGCGCGAGGACTGCCCGTCCATCCGATCGAAGCCTACCGCTACCTCGTGGGGGACGGGGCGGCGATGCTCATCACGCGGGCTCTCCCCGAACATCAGCGTGACCCAAATACAATTCACGCCGCGTTGAACGAATATCGCGCGATCTACGAGAAAAACTGGAACGTCCACACACGCCTGTACGACGGCGTATCCGATCTGTTGGATGCGCTGGTCGCTCGCGGGTTCCGCCTGGGCATTTTGTCCAATAAACCGCATGCGATGACGCTGAAGTGCGTTGAGGGATATCTGTCGCGTTGGCCATTTGCCTGCGTGTTGGGACAGCGCGAGGACATCGCGAGGAAGCCCCATCCTGCAGGGGCGCTGCAAGCCGCCGCTCAGATGAGTGTCCCTCCCGAGGAAGTCTTTTATCTCGGCGACACGTCCACGGACATGCAAACCGCACGAGCGGCGGGCATGTTCGCCGCTGGCGCCGCGTGGGGATTTCGGACGGCGGACGAGCTCTGGGCGTCCGGAGCCCAGGCCGTTGTGGAGCGACCGGATGAAGTGCTTCCGCTGATCGAGCGCCTGCAGAATGATTGA
- a CDS encoding class I SAM-dependent methyltransferase, translating into MQRILEPELMERHDQAEAYARAYFEAPHSRLVELFRERFPDAPEFARVLDLGCGPGDVALRFADAYPGWTIDGVDGSPAMIAASSICRERFPKVGERVRLHLGRLPDWRPPYPPYRVILSNSLLHHLHDPLMLWGYIARWAQPGTVVFIADLRRPDSGEEARRLTDLYTQGEPAVLKEDFFHSLCAAFTPNEIREHLRAAGLARLHVETPSDRHVLVWGIR; encoded by the coding sequence ATGCAGCGAATCCTCGAACCGGAACTGATGGAGCGCCATGACCAGGCTGAGGCCTATGCCCGAGCCTATTTCGAGGCGCCGCACAGCCGACTGGTCGAACTCTTCCGCGAGCGATTTCCGGATGCGCCAGAGTTCGCGCGCGTGCTCGACCTTGGGTGCGGACCCGGCGATGTAGCGCTTCGATTTGCCGACGCGTATCCCGGCTGGACCATCGACGGCGTTGACGGCTCGCCTGCAATGATTGCGGCGTCATCAATCTGCCGCGAGCGGTTCCCGAAGGTCGGAGAACGCGTCCGGCTTCACCTCGGCCGCCTGCCGGATTGGCGGCCGCCTTACCCGCCCTACCGGGTCATTCTGAGCAACAGCCTGTTGCATCACCTTCATGACCCCCTAATGCTGTGGGGTTACATCGCTCGCTGGGCGCAACCCGGTACGGTGGTGTTCATCGCCGACCTGCGGCGTCCTGATTCGGGAGAAGAGGCACGACGGCTGACCGACCTCTACACACAAGGCGAGCCGGCCGTGCTCAAAGAGGACTTCTTCCACTCGCTCTGCGCGGCTTTCACGCCGAATGAAATCCGCGAACATCTGCGCGCGGCCGGATTGGCCCGCCTTCACGTTGAAACTCCGAGCGACCGCCATGTCCTTGTCTGGGGGATTCGATGA
- a CDS encoding 3-dehydroquinate synthase gives MLSFAAFIAMTDTILQRISVPFEYPVVFTRSVFSPSNPVLQKTVCQKEPSRRHRILAVVDAGVARARPGLIEEIQGYASAYSERLELVHPPRVVTGGEAAKNDVMGLAALINAMVERRLCRQSFVVVVGGGAVLDAVGFAAALVHRGLRLIRIPTTVLAQCDSGVGVKNAINLNGVKNLVGTFAPPFAVVNDFDFLRTLPEGAWTDGIAEAFKVAIIKDRVFFDWLTSHASDLRARDEQAMEYLIRRCAELHLEHIRSHGDPFEFGSAKPLDFGHWSAHRLEAMSNYRISHGRAVAIGLALDAAYAVAKGWLSPADFDRLYLGLAQAGFELWHELLEKKRDGELDLMRGLQEFQEHLGGDLSLTMPDGIGAAREVFEMDPALIAASIAELKRRAGR, from the coding sequence ATGTTATCGTTCGCAGCATTCATCGCAATGACGGACACGATCCTCCAGCGAATCAGCGTGCCGTTCGAATATCCGGTTGTCTTCACTCGATCGGTTTTTTCGCCGTCGAATCCGGTGCTGCAGAAGACGGTTTGCCAAAAGGAGCCCTCGCGTCGACACCGGATACTGGCCGTGGTGGATGCCGGCGTTGCGAGGGCGAGGCCAGGCCTCATAGAGGAAATTCAGGGCTATGCGAGCGCATATTCGGAGCGACTTGAGCTGGTCCATCCGCCTCGCGTCGTGACGGGCGGAGAGGCGGCGAAGAACGATGTCATGGGGTTGGCGGCGCTAATCAACGCGATGGTCGAGCGACGGCTCTGCCGCCAGTCCTTCGTCGTGGTGGTCGGAGGCGGGGCGGTCCTGGATGCTGTCGGTTTCGCCGCCGCGCTCGTGCACCGGGGGCTTCGATTGATTCGCATCCCTACGACCGTCCTTGCCCAGTGCGACAGTGGCGTTGGGGTCAAGAACGCCATCAATCTGAATGGCGTCAAAAACCTGGTGGGCACCTTCGCGCCGCCGTTTGCGGTGGTCAATGATTTCGATTTTTTGCGCACGCTGCCTGAGGGCGCCTGGACCGATGGCATCGCAGAGGCCTTCAAGGTCGCGATCATCAAGGACCGCGTATTTTTTGACTGGTTGACATCCCACGCCTCGGACCTGCGCGCTCGCGACGAGCAAGCAATGGAGTATCTGATTCGACGCTGCGCGGAGCTGCACTTGGAGCACATCCGCTCACACGGAGACCCCTTTGAATTTGGGTCCGCAAAGCCGCTGGATTTCGGTCACTGGTCGGCGCACCGCCTTGAGGCCATGTCGAATTATCGCATCAGCCACGGGCGGGCGGTGGCGATCGGACTCGCGCTGGACGCCGCGTATGCCGTCGCCAAAGGCTGGTTGTCACCCGCCGATTTTGACCGGCTTTACCTCGGCCTCGCGCAGGCCGGCTTTGAGCTCTGGCACGAGCTGCTGGAGAAAAAGAGGGACGGTGAACTCGACCTAATGCGGGGCTTGCAGGAGTTCCAGGAACATCTGGGCGGAGACCTGTCGTTGACCATGCCGGACGGCATCGGCGCCGCGCGCGAGGTCTTCGAAATGGATCCCGCCCTCATTGCCGCCTCCATCGCCGAGCTCAAACGGCGCGCGGGCCGATGA
- the eboE gene encoding metabolite traffic protein EboE produces the protein MNRYAMRLTYCLNVHPGETWADQFAAVERYALRVRDRVAPCSPFGLGMRLSARSAVELAEPQLLEAFRRFLRENELVVETINAFPYGAFHGVRVKEQVYRPDWRTEERAEFTRNAARILASLLPPGARGSISTVPVGYAPDFAGEEDRRLAARRLVELARFLADLEDRSSVRVGLALEPEPGCVLETCEEAIEFHQFCRECAGANADLVSRYLGVCLDTCHAALAFESPADAWLHYVRAGVPVMKVQVSAALEVAGPPPTELARFIEPVYLHQVRMLLRDGRRAGWPDLPEALGSWPEDAEIARIHFHVPLHWGGSGALRTTRGTMDARFWNRIRNSPEIQVEVETYTFEVLPPELREGGVVDSIARELAWAQRYLSERTADHENISI, from the coding sequence ATGAATCGGTACGCGATGCGGCTGACCTACTGCCTGAATGTGCACCCCGGCGAAACGTGGGCCGACCAGTTTGCCGCCGTAGAACGATATGCGCTTCGCGTGCGTGACCGCGTTGCGCCTTGCAGTCCATTCGGACTCGGAATGCGCCTCAGTGCTCGGTCTGCCGTCGAGCTTGCCGAGCCACAGCTCCTCGAGGCGTTCCGTCGCTTTTTGCGCGAGAATGAGCTCGTGGTCGAAACGATCAACGCATTTCCGTATGGCGCATTTCATGGCGTTCGCGTCAAAGAGCAGGTGTATCGGCCGGATTGGCGGACGGAGGAGCGCGCGGAATTTACCCGAAACGCTGCGCGAATACTCGCTTCGCTTTTGCCGCCAGGCGCGCGCGGAAGCATTAGCACCGTGCCCGTCGGTTACGCGCCCGACTTCGCGGGCGAGGAGGACCGCCGGCTGGCGGCCCGCCGGCTTGTTGAACTGGCGCGATTCCTGGCTGACCTCGAGGATCGCAGCAGTGTCCGCGTGGGATTGGCGCTGGAGCCCGAACCTGGCTGTGTGCTGGAGACGTGCGAAGAGGCTATCGAGTTTCACCAGTTCTGCCGCGAGTGTGCTGGCGCGAATGCGGATCTGGTGTCGCGATATCTAGGGGTCTGCCTCGACACCTGCCACGCGGCGCTTGCGTTTGAATCGCCAGCCGATGCCTGGCTCCACTATGTACGGGCTGGCGTGCCGGTCATGAAGGTGCAGGTTAGTGCGGCCCTCGAAGTGGCAGGACCGCCGCCGACGGAGCTGGCGCGGTTCATCGAGCCCGTCTATTTACACCAGGTCCGAATGCTCCTTCGCGACGGGCGCCGAGCAGGCTGGCCGGATTTGCCCGAGGCCCTCGGATCGTGGCCTGAAGACGCCGAAATCGCGCGGATCCATTTCCACGTGCCTCTTCACTGGGGTGGCAGTGGAGCGCTGCGCACCACTCGCGGCACAATGGACGCCCGCTTTTGGAATCGGATCCGAAACTCGCCGGAAATTCAGGTTGAGGTCGAGACCTACACCTTTGAGGTCCTGCCCCCGGAGTTGCGTGAGGGGGGTGTGGTCGATAGCATCGCGCGCGAGCTGGCTTGGGCGCAGCGGTATCTGTCCGAGCGCACGGCGGACCATGAGAATATCTCAATTTAA